In a single window of the Lynx canadensis isolate LIC74 chromosome E2, mLynCan4.pri.v2, whole genome shotgun sequence genome:
- the LOC116737806 gene encoding IgGFc-binding protein-like — protein MLQVYAHACQRLGVSINSWRSQTGCPIECPQNSHYELCGSSCPETCLGPLGASCPLPCGETCTCNPGYVRSGQPVSSGAQGLVAGGCVHQGRLLAPGEALWEGVGCTRRRCLCPALGGSVICTETGCRPHERCVLSHNLRTCVPSSMATCVGGWQRHYITFDGRRFQLPWLLRVPAERPQFFSATGAR, from the exons ATGCTCCAGGTCTACGCACATGCGTGTCAGCGCCTAGGTGTCAGCATCAACTCCTGGAGATCCCAGACTGGCTGCC cTATCGAGTGCCCCCAAAACAGCCATTATGAGTTATGTGGCTCCTCCTGCCCAGAGACATGCTTGGGGCCCTTGGGAGCATCCTGCCCGCTGCCCTGCGGGGAGACGTGCACCTGCAATCCTGGCTATGTTCGCAGCGGCCAGCCTGTGTCCTCCGGCGCCCAGGGCCTGGTGGCTGGTGGCTGCGTGCACCAGGGACGTCTGCTGGCACCAGGCGAGGCTTTATGGGAGGGTGTGGGCTGCACTCGCCGCCGCTGCCTCTGCCCAGCCTTAGGAGGGAGCGTGATCTGCACTGAGACGGGGTGCAGGCCGCATGAGCGCTGCGTTCTGTCACACAACCTGCGCACGTGTGTGCCCTCGAGCATGGCCACATGCGTGGGTGGCTGGCAGAGGCACTACATCACCTTTGATGGGCGCCGTTTTCAGCTTCCCTGGCTCTTGCGTGTACCTGCTGAGCGGCCTCAGTTCTTCAGCGCCACAGGAGCTCGCTGA
- the LOC115502130 gene encoding IgGFc-binding protein-like: protein MSCAYELATLVGSRPQDPDWFHVIADFLPCPSCTALKPRVIIGFRDGCAAVGTNQEIWVNGQPASLPAQVCRGVVVRWAEGSQVVIERSPMLRVLVGPEGAVSLRASPALRGRLRAACGNYNGIAADDLILPGGLRDASLVDVFQACRVRGFNNCTEKLVIPPSL from the exons ATGTCCTGTGCCTATGAGCTAGCCACATTGGTGGGTTCCAGGCCCCAGGATCCTGACTGGTTCCATGTCATTGCTGACTTCCTGCCCTGTCCTAGCTGCACTGCTCTCAAACCACGAGTGATCATCGGCTTCAGGGATGGCTGTGCAGCTGTGGGAACCAATCAGGAAATATGG GTGAATGGACAACCCGCCAGCCTCCCGGCGCAAGTGTGCAGGGGCGTGGTCGTACGCTGGGCTGAGGGCTCCCAAGTTGTTATCGAGCGGTCCCCCATGCTGCGGGTGCTGGTGGGGCCCGAGGGGGCTGTGTCCCTACGGGCCTCCCCCGCGCTACGAGGACGCCTCCGGGCAGCCTGCGGGAACTACAACGGAATTGCAGCCGACGACCTGATACTCCCAGGAGGACTCCGGGATGCCAGCCTAGTCGACGTGTTCCAGGCGTGCCGGGTTCGGGGCTTCAACAACTG CACGGAGAAGCTTGTTATTCCACCGTCTCTCTGA
- the SDHAF1 gene encoding succinate dehydrogenase assembly factor 1, mitochondrial, with protein sequence MSRPSRLQRQILSLYRELLRAGRGKPGAEARVRAEFRQHACLPRSDVLRIEYLYRRGRRQLQLLRSGHATAMGAFVRQRSPTQESSGAGAPGTQPDNGDGPRNPLDGMRSPETPPDGR encoded by the coding sequence ATGAGCCGGCCCAGCCGGCTGCAGAGGCAAATTCTGAGCTTGTACCGCGAGCTTCTGCGCGCCGGGCGCGGGAAGCCTGGCGCCGAGGCGCGGGTGCGGGCCGAGTTCCGGCAGCATGCTTGCCTGCCACGCTCCGACGTGCTGCGTATCGAATACCTGTACCGCCGCGGGCGGCGCCAGCTGCAGCTGCTACGGTCGGGCCACGCCACTGCCATGGGTGCGTTCGTGCGTCAGCGGAGTCCAACCCAGGAGTCCAGCGGCGCGGGGGCGCCAGGGACCCAGCCTGACAATGGCGATGGTCCGAGGAATCCCCTTGACGGAATGAGGTCACCGGAGACACCCCCCGATGGACGGTGA